The Pirellulimonas nuda genome includes a region encoding these proteins:
- a CDS encoding ribbon-helix-helix domain-containing protein — protein MTIEISAENLAKIDAAVASGAFASREEAVSAAIARGLPATTPGYRTQPIRSMEEAVAWVADLKKWVATLPPGPANFDDSRDSIYSGTMDDTR, from the coding sequence ATGACAATTGAAATCAGTGCAGAGAACCTAGCCAAGATCGACGCCGCGGTGGCGAGCGGGGCGTTCGCGTCGCGCGAGGAGGCGGTGAGTGCAGCGATCGCACGCGGGCTGCCGGCCACAACGCCCGGCTACCGGACACAGCCGATCCGGTCGATGGAGGAGGCGGTTGCGTGGGTTGCTGACCTGAAGAAGTGGGTAGCCACACTTCCTCCTGGCCCAGCGAACTTCGATGATAGTCGGGACAGCATCTACTCCGGGACAATGGATGATACTCGATGA
- a CDS encoding ATP-binding protein, with translation MDPIQNPFAPGAGSPPPELAGRDDLRQQVHIAVSRARLGNHTKSVLMVGLRGVGKTVLLDRMRDDAEAAGIHTLRIETPENRSLPATLAPELRVAILRLSRVARAKDLAGRALSGLAGWVKALKFKYQDIEVALDAEPEAGLADNGDLEHDLQDLLEVVGQAAQGAGTALALFVDELQYVPEDELAALIVALHRCAQRRLPIILVGAGLPQLRGKMGRAKSYAERLFDFPVLGPLSREAADQAIAIPAGDAGVEFDPSALEAIYEQTQGYPYFLQEWGKHVWEVAERSPITRAEVDEATRLAVAALDASFFRVRLDRLSPSEKRYLRAMAQIGPGPHRSGDIAEILGKKVTSLGPTRSSLIAKGMVWSPSHGDTGFTVPLFDQFMRRIMP, from the coding sequence ATGGACCCCATCCAGAACCCCTTTGCTCCCGGCGCCGGCAGCCCGCCGCCGGAGCTTGCTGGTCGCGACGACCTGCGTCAGCAGGTCCACATCGCCGTTTCCCGCGCACGCCTGGGGAACCACACCAAGAGCGTGCTAATGGTCGGCCTGCGCGGCGTCGGCAAGACGGTGCTGCTGGACCGCATGCGCGACGACGCCGAGGCCGCGGGCATCCACACGCTGCGGATCGAGACCCCAGAGAACCGCTCGCTGCCGGCCACGCTCGCGCCCGAGCTGCGGGTAGCGATCCTGCGGCTCTCGCGGGTCGCGCGGGCCAAAGACCTAGCCGGCCGCGCGCTCAGCGGGCTAGCGGGCTGGGTCAAGGCGCTCAAGTTTAAGTACCAAGACATCGAGGTGGCGCTCGACGCCGAGCCCGAGGCGGGCCTGGCCGACAACGGCGACCTGGAGCACGACCTGCAAGACCTGCTCGAGGTAGTCGGCCAAGCGGCCCAGGGCGCCGGGACCGCGCTGGCGCTATTCGTTGACGAGCTGCAGTACGTCCCCGAGGACGAGCTGGCGGCGCTGATCGTCGCGCTGCACCGCTGCGCCCAGCGGCGGCTGCCGATTATCCTGGTGGGCGCGGGTCTGCCGCAACTCCGGGGCAAGATGGGGCGGGCCAAGTCGTACGCCGAGCGGCTGTTCGACTTCCCGGTGCTCGGCCCCCTCTCGCGCGAGGCCGCCGACCAAGCGATCGCGATACCGGCCGGCGACGCCGGGGTAGAGTTCGACCCCTCGGCGCTCGAAGCGATTTACGAGCAGACCCAGGGCTACCCCTACTTCCTGCAAGAGTGGGGCAAGCACGTCTGGGAGGTGGCCGAGCGCTCTCCTATCACGCGGGCAGAGGTAGACGAAGCCACAAGGCTCGCGGTCGCGGCCCTCGACGCCAGCTTCTTCCGCGTCCGCCTCGACCGGCTTTCCCCCTCGGAAAAGCGCTACCTGCGCGCGATGGCCCAGATCGGCCCCGGCCCCCACCGCTCGGGCGACATCGCAGAAATCCTCGGCAAGAAGGTCACCTCCCTCGGCCCCACCCGCAGCAGCCTGATCGCCAAAGGAATGGTCTGGAGCCCCAGCCACGGCGACACCGGCTTCACGGTGCCGCTGTTCGACCAATTCATGCGCCGCATCATGCCGTAG
- a CDS encoding amino acid aminotransferase — protein sequence MFQSVVSAPPDPILGLTDAFKADPRADKINLGVGVYQDEAGRTPVLPAVVEASRRVVERSDTKNYLPIPGDPAYGLAVQQLAWGEGHEVVESGRAATSHTPGGTGALRVVGDFLHQNLPSTTLWLTTPTWANHPAIFAAAGVPTKTFPYFDPQANALDLPAMLAAIKKMPAGDAILLHGCCHNPTGIDPTADQWKQIADAVYAAGVLPVLDFAYQGFGDGLSEDAAGLREFTRPSAELVACSSYSKNFGLYRERVGAATFVAGDAGRCAVVQSQVKRAIRANYSNPPAFGAALVTTILGDPKLRKQWEGELAEMRGRINGMRKLLVDKLAEHRAPGDFGFIAHQRGMFSFSGLTEPQVAKLKSEHAIYMVGSGRMNVAGVTPANVDRLCAAVAQVLGA from the coding sequence ATGTTTCAGTCAGTAGTGAGTGCTCCCCCGGACCCCATTTTGGGGCTGACCGACGCCTTCAAGGCCGACCCGCGCGCGGACAAGATCAACCTGGGGGTGGGCGTCTACCAGGACGAGGCGGGCCGCACGCCGGTGCTGCCGGCCGTGGTCGAGGCGAGCCGCAGGGTGGTTGAGCGGTCCGACACCAAGAACTACCTGCCGATCCCGGGCGACCCCGCCTACGGGCTGGCGGTCCAGCAGTTGGCCTGGGGAGAGGGCCACGAAGTCGTCGAGAGCGGCCGGGCAGCGACGTCGCACACCCCCGGCGGCACCGGCGCCCTGCGGGTGGTGGGAGACTTCCTGCACCAGAACCTGCCGTCGACGACGCTGTGGCTAACCACGCCCACCTGGGCCAATCACCCCGCGATCTTCGCCGCGGCCGGGGTCCCTACCAAGACCTTCCCCTACTTCGACCCGCAGGCCAACGCGCTCGACCTGCCGGCGATGCTGGCCGCCATCAAGAAGATGCCCGCGGGGGACGCCATCCTGCTGCACGGCTGCTGCCACAACCCCACCGGCATCGACCCCACCGCCGACCAGTGGAAGCAAATCGCCGACGCCGTGTACGCCGCCGGCGTGCTGCCGGTGCTCGACTTCGCCTACCAGGGTTTCGGCGACGGGCTGAGCGAGGACGCCGCGGGGCTGCGGGAGTTCACCCGCCCGAGCGCCGAGCTGGTTGCGTGCAGCTCGTACAGCAAGAACTTTGGGCTGTACCGCGAACGCGTCGGCGCCGCGACGTTTGTCGCCGGGGACGCCGGCCGCTGCGCCGTAGTGCAGAGCCAGGTGAAGCGGGCGATCCGCGCCAACTACTCGAACCCCCCCGCCTTCGGCGCCGCGTTGGTGACCACCATCCTGGGCGACCCCAAGCTGCGCAAGCAGTGGGAGGGAGAGCTCGCCGAGATGCGCGGCCGCATCAACGGCATGCGGAAGCTGCTGGTGGACAAGCTCGCCGAGCACCGCGCGCCGGGCGACTTTGGCTTCATCGCCCACCAGCGCGGCATGTTCAGCTTCTCCGGCCTGACCGAGCCGCAGGTCGCCAAGCTCAAGAGCGAGCACGCGATTTACATGGTCGGCTCGGGGCGGATGAACGTGGCGGGGGTGACCCCCGCGAACGTCGACCGGTTGTGCGCGGCGGTGGCGCAGGTGCTGGGCGCTTAG
- a CDS encoding DEAD/DEAH box helicase produces the protein MQSPPAEPSADDNGQPAPESPSATFQGMGLSDTMLASLKNACYDTPSPVQAGVIPVALQGKDVLGQARTGTGKTASFGIPILEMLADNGRGAPPQALVLAPTRELAVQVRDEIDKLAHGRKVRTLAVYGGKPIKGQVDKLQRGAEIVVGTPGRVLDLLARGFLVLEQLRCVVLDEADRMLDIGFRPDIEKILRKCPRQRQTLLLSATLAPGVQRLARQYMIEPTMLDFSPKTATVDTIEQFYFTVDERKKFELLVRLLKRDDPAQAIIFTRTKRGADKVYTKLTGKVKSVDCIHGDLNQSQRDRVMRKFRADEVTLLVATDVVGRGIDVSNISHIVNYDMPQSSDDYVHRVGRTGRMGRDGVAYTFVTPEQGGELTRIEMLINKELTRDQIEGFEAAAPVAQKATEQRQARFFGIKGESQAPPAPAEPAAPVEPAEPEPPKPAPFGKRPRKRHRKAL, from the coding sequence TTGCAATCCCCCCCCGCCGAGCCTTCGGCGGATGACAACGGCCAGCCCGCCCCCGAGTCGCCTAGCGCGACGTTCCAGGGGATGGGTCTTTCCGACACCATGCTGGCGTCGCTCAAGAACGCCTGCTACGACACCCCGTCGCCGGTCCAGGCCGGGGTGATCCCGGTCGCTTTGCAGGGCAAAGACGTGCTCGGCCAGGCCCGCACCGGCACCGGCAAGACGGCGTCGTTCGGCATCCCCATCCTTGAGATGCTCGCCGACAACGGCCGCGGCGCCCCGCCCCAAGCCCTGGTGCTGGCGCCCACCCGCGAGCTGGCCGTGCAGGTGCGCGACGAGATCGACAAGCTGGCCCACGGCCGCAAGGTGCGCACGCTGGCCGTGTACGGCGGCAAGCCGATCAAGGGGCAGGTCGACAAGCTGCAGCGCGGCGCCGAGATCGTGGTCGGCACCCCGGGCCGTGTGCTCGACCTGCTCGCCCGCGGCTTCCTGGTGCTGGAGCAGCTCCGCTGCGTCGTGCTGGACGAGGCGGACCGGATGCTCGACATCGGTTTCCGCCCCGACATCGAGAAGATCCTCCGCAAGTGCCCCCGCCAGCGGCAGACCCTGCTGCTCTCGGCCACGCTGGCGCCCGGCGTCCAGCGGCTGGCGCGGCAGTACATGATCGAGCCGACGATGCTCGACTTCAGCCCCAAGACCGCCACGGTCGACACGATCGAGCAGTTCTACTTCACCGTCGACGAGCGGAAGAAGTTCGAGCTGCTGGTCCGCCTGCTCAAGCGGGACGACCCCGCCCAGGCGATCATCTTCACCCGCACCAAGCGGGGCGCCGACAAGGTCTACACCAAGCTCACCGGCAAGGTGAAGTCGGTCGACTGCATCCACGGCGACCTGAACCAGAGCCAGCGCGACCGCGTGATGCGCAAGTTCCGGGCCGACGAGGTCACCCTGCTGGTGGCGACCGACGTCGTGGGCCGCGGCATCGACGTGAGCAACATCAGCCACATCGTCAACTACGACATGCCCCAGAGCTCCGACGACTACGTCCACCGCGTGGGACGCACCGGGCGGATGGGGCGTGACGGGGTCGCCTACACGTTCGTGACCCCCGAGCAGGGCGGCGAGCTGACGCGGATCGAGATGCTCATCAACAAGGAGCTGACCCGCGACCAGATCGAGGGCTTCGAGGCCGCGGCGCCCGTGGCGCAGAAGGCCACCGAGCAGCGGCAGGCGCGTTTCTTCGGGATCAAAGGAGAATCGCAGGCGCCCCCCGCTCCGGCGGAACCCGCCGCGCCCGTGGAGCCCGCCGAGCCAGAACCCCCGAAACCCGCCCCGTTCGGCAAGCGTCCTAGGAAGCGCCACCGCAAGGCGCTTTAG
- a CDS encoding alpha-amylase/4-alpha-glucanotransferase domain-containing protein encodes MTPSLRLVLVLHNHQPIGNFDGVCEQSYRDSYLPFLDVFERYEGLPIGLHTSGSLIEWLEARHPEYLDRVRDLVAAGRIEVVGGPFYEPIMTMIPSRDRVGQITRYTRYLEDRLGATVRGMWTPERVWEQSLCGDLVRAGMEYTVLDDFHFKNAGWVDGELDGYFVTEHDGALMSVFPGSERLRYTIPFQEPHETIDYLRMVAERSPGAVVVFGDDGEKLGSWPDTKQHVYDNGWLTRFLDTLRDNADWLQVCTPSQALEAAPPIGKIYIPEGSYREMTEWALPAVQQNVFHDAKHDLEDAHKWDEIARFARGGYWRNFKVRYPETDEMYARMLHVSRRIESMQNDGAEGDLIDAALTELYRGQCNCSYWHGAFGGVYLPHLRNAVYNHLIAADNLLDRHEGRGLDSGHAEWVELDAADYNLDGKKEVRLASNRLSALVAPAAGGVIYELDSRTICHNLLATLDRREEAYHRKVLAGPSDSGGKVASIHDRVVFKQPNLDQMLQYDAYPRKALVDHFYDLGQDLAGVVATTAREQGDFVGGVYETRLRRSPERMQVQMTRDGHADGTPIRITKGITLEAGGSVLEVGYLLEGLPTGRPMHFAVEWNLAGLPTGADDRYFHSGDGQSMGQLGDWLDLHDAHRLHLTDQWLGIDVGLSADRPTSFWTYPIGAVSQSEAGFELVHQQVVVMPHWRLQGDDEGRWAVTLRLAVDTSLAESRMGELVEAEAV; translated from the coding sequence ATGACACCTTCCCTCCGGCTTGTCCTGGTCCTGCACAATCACCAGCCGATCGGCAACTTCGATGGCGTTTGCGAGCAGTCGTACCGAGACAGCTACCTGCCGTTCCTGGACGTGTTCGAGCGGTACGAGGGCCTGCCCATCGGCCTGCACACCTCCGGCTCGCTGATCGAGTGGCTTGAGGCCCGGCACCCAGAGTACCTAGACCGCGTCCGCGACCTAGTCGCCGCAGGCCGCATCGAGGTTGTGGGGGGCCCGTTCTACGAGCCCATCATGACCATGATCCCCAGCCGCGACCGCGTGGGGCAGATCACCCGCTACACCCGCTACCTGGAAGACCGCCTGGGGGCGACCGTACGCGGCATGTGGACCCCCGAACGCGTGTGGGAACAGTCGCTGTGCGGCGACCTGGTGCGGGCCGGCATGGAGTACACCGTGCTGGACGACTTCCACTTCAAGAACGCCGGCTGGGTGGACGGCGAGCTGGACGGCTACTTCGTCACCGAGCACGACGGCGCCCTGATGAGCGTCTTCCCAGGCAGCGAACGCCTGCGCTACACCATCCCGTTCCAAGAGCCGCACGAGACGATCGACTACCTGCGGATGGTGGCCGAGCGTTCGCCCGGCGCCGTGGTGGTGTTCGGCGACGACGGCGAGAAGCTCGGCTCGTGGCCCGACACCAAGCAGCACGTCTACGACAACGGCTGGCTGACGCGGTTCCTCGACACGCTGCGTGACAACGCCGATTGGCTGCAGGTCTGCACCCCCAGCCAGGCGCTCGAGGCGGCGCCGCCCATCGGCAAGATCTACATCCCCGAGGGGAGCTACCGCGAGATGACCGAGTGGGCCCTGCCCGCGGTGCAGCAGAACGTGTTCCACGACGCCAAGCACGACCTAGAAGACGCGCACAAGTGGGACGAGATCGCCCGCTTCGCCCGCGGCGGCTACTGGCGGAACTTCAAGGTCCGCTACCCAGAAACGGACGAGATGTACGCCCGCATGCTGCACGTCAGCCGACGCATCGAGTCGATGCAGAACGACGGCGCCGAGGGAGACCTGATCGACGCGGCCCTGACGGAGCTCTACCGCGGGCAGTGCAACTGCAGCTACTGGCACGGCGCCTTCGGCGGCGTCTACCTGCCCCACCTGCGCAACGCGGTCTACAACCACCTGATCGCGGCCGACAACCTGCTCGACCGCCACGAAGGGCGCGGCCTCGACTCGGGACACGCCGAGTGGGTCGAGCTGGACGCGGCCGACTACAACCTCGACGGCAAGAAGGAAGTCCGCCTGGCGTCGAACCGCTTGAGCGCGCTGGTGGCGCCGGCCGCCGGCGGCGTGATCTACGAGCTCGACTCGCGCACCATCTGCCACAACCTGCTGGCTACGCTCGACCGCCGCGAGGAGGCCTACCACCGCAAGGTGCTGGCCGGGCCGAGCGACTCCGGGGGCAAGGTCGCCAGCATCCACGACCGCGTGGTGTTCAAGCAGCCGAACCTCGACCAGATGCTGCAGTACGACGCCTACCCGCGCAAGGCGCTGGTCGACCACTTCTACGACCTGGGCCAGGACCTGGCCGGCGTGGTCGCCACCACCGCCCGTGAGCAGGGAGACTTCGTCGGCGGCGTGTACGAGACGCGCCTCCGCCGCAGCCCGGAACGGATGCAGGTGCAGATGACCCGCGACGGCCACGCCGACGGCACCCCGATCCGCATCACCAAGGGGATCACCCTCGAAGCCGGCGGCAGCGTGCTGGAGGTGGGCTACCTGCTGGAGGGCCTCCCCACCGGCCGGCCGATGCACTTCGCCGTCGAGTGGAACCTGGCCGGGCTCCCCACCGGCGCCGACGACCGCTACTTCCACTCGGGCGACGGCCAGTCGATGGGCCAGTTGGGCGATTGGCTCGACCTGCACGACGCCCACCGGCTGCACCTGACCGACCAGTGGCTGGGGATCGACGTCGGGCTGTCGGCCGACCGGCCCACGTCGTTCTGGACCTACCCGATCGGCGCGGTCAGCCAGAGCGAAGCGGGCTTCGAGCTGGTCCACCAGCAAGTCGTCGTGATGCCCCACTGGCGCCTGCAAGGCGACGACGAAGGCCGCTGGGCCGTCACGCTCCGCCTAGCGGTCGACACCTCCCTGGCCGAGAGCCGCATGGGGGAGCTAGTTGAGGCCGAGGCGGTGTGA
- the glgA gene encoding glycogen synthase GlgA, with translation MNILFATTEAVPFCKTGGLGDVCGALPMALERLGMRPTLILPGFRHTLESGQPIEPTGIRFEVPVGKRTVAGELLRSTLPGSAVPVYLVEQDYYFNRQELYRENDRDYHDNCERFVFFNRAVMEAVTRLDLAPDVLHCHDWPTGLLPAYLKTTPGLPEALQNVGTLFTIHNLAYQGSFWHWDMELTGMGWEHFNWRQMEFYGQLNFMKTALVFADMLSTVSPRYAEEIQSQPMSCGLEGVLSDRSADLFGILNGIDSEQWSPAADAHLAANYSIDNYAEGKRQCKQALQAEMNLPQRAGSPLFASIGRLAEQKGIDLVCDLLPRYARDVDAQWVFLGTGESHYENRLRQLAAEFPERIAVKIGFSNPLAHRIEAGADMFLMPSRYEPCGLNQMYSLAYGAVPIVRETGGLADTITDANPGAISDGTANGFSFADASSYALSSTIDRALRAYVAPGLWEQIVRTGMAQDWTWDASAHKYVELYQRLMSRKREPAMQF, from the coding sequence GTGAATATCCTGTTCGCCACCACCGAGGCCGTGCCGTTCTGCAAGACCGGCGGCCTGGGAGACGTTTGCGGCGCCCTGCCGATGGCCCTTGAGCGGCTCGGCATGCGTCCGACCCTGATCCTGCCCGGCTTCCGCCACACGCTCGAGTCGGGCCAGCCGATCGAGCCCACCGGCATCCGTTTCGAGGTGCCCGTCGGCAAGCGCACCGTGGCCGGCGAGCTGCTGCGCAGCACGCTGCCGGGCTCGGCCGTGCCGGTCTACCTGGTGGAGCAAGACTACTACTTCAACCGCCAAGAGCTGTACCGCGAGAACGACCGCGACTACCACGACAACTGCGAGCGGTTCGTGTTCTTCAACCGCGCGGTGATGGAGGCGGTCACCCGCCTCGACCTGGCGCCCGACGTGCTCCACTGCCACGACTGGCCCACCGGCCTGCTGCCGGCCTACCTGAAGACCACGCCCGGCCTGCCCGAGGCGCTGCAGAACGTCGGCACGCTGTTCACCATCCACAACCTCGCCTACCAGGGGAGTTTCTGGCACTGGGACATGGAGCTCACCGGCATGGGCTGGGAGCACTTCAACTGGCGCCAGATGGAGTTCTACGGCCAGCTCAACTTCATGAAGACGGCCCTGGTGTTCGCAGACATGCTCAGCACCGTCAGCCCGCGCTACGCCGAAGAGATCCAATCGCAGCCGATGAGCTGCGGCCTGGAGGGGGTGCTGTCCGACCGATCGGCCGACCTGTTCGGCATCCTCAACGGCATCGACAGCGAGCAGTGGAGCCCGGCTGCCGACGCGCACCTGGCCGCCAACTACTCGATCGACAACTACGCCGAAGGCAAACGCCAGTGCAAGCAGGCGTTGCAGGCCGAGATGAACCTGCCGCAGCGGGCCGGCAGCCCGCTGTTTGCCAGCATCGGGCGCCTGGCGGAGCAGAAGGGGATCGACCTGGTGTGCGACCTGCTGCCGCGCTACGCCCGCGACGTCGACGCCCAGTGGGTGTTCTTGGGGACGGGCGAGTCGCACTACGAGAACCGCCTGCGGCAGCTCGCCGCGGAGTTCCCCGAGCGGATCGCCGTGAAGATCGGCTTCTCAAACCCGCTGGCGCACCGCATCGAGGCGGGCGCCGACATGTTCCTGATGCCCAGCCGCTACGAGCCGTGCGGGCTGAACCAGATGTACAGCCTGGCCTACGGCGCGGTGCCCATCGTCCGCGAAACCGGCGGCCTGGCGGACACCATCACCGACGCCAACCCGGGGGCGATCTCCGACGGCACGGCCAACGGTTTCTCGTTCGCCGACGCGTCGTCGTACGCCCTGAGCAGCACCATCGACCGCGCCCTGCGGGCCTACGTGGCGCCCGGGCTGTGGGAACAAATCGTCCGCACCGGCATGGCCCAAGACTGGACATGGGACGCCAGCGCCCATAAGTATGTTGAGCTGTACCAGCGGCTGATGTCGCGGAAGCGCGAGCCCGCGATGCAGTTTTGA
- a CDS encoding inositol-3-phosphate synthase, translated as MPSPKTGLWLIGARGGVATTAAVGLAAVRRGLTRPTALVTELPMFAGCGLTGWPDLVLGGHDIRQAPAAETAEALAASNAIDRDLVDATLPDLDRYDGEVRPGVLHRSGSTIEGLADEGFSIAADSPRGQIEQVKRDLRDFQARHKLERVVVMLVASTEPATPTELLPERWREFDATLENHSTCLARASTLYAIAALELAQPFINFTPSLGSDCPALRELATERGAVHMGRDGKTGETLLKSVLAPMFARRNLEVMSWVGHNIFGNMDGQVLDDPVNKAAKVRSKDHLLGEILGYDPQTLVSIEYIRSLGDWKTAWDHVHFRGFLGTPMTLQLTWQGCDSALAAPLVLDLARLAARSAERGESGELTHLASFFKSPQGGPTADFVKQYDLLESWAAGASL; from the coding sequence ATGCCGTCTCCAAAAACCGGACTCTGGCTGATCGGCGCCCGCGGCGGCGTGGCGACGACCGCGGCGGTCGGCTTGGCGGCGGTCCGGCGTGGCCTGACCCGTCCCACCGCCCTGGTGACCGAGCTGCCGATGTTCGCCGGCTGCGGGCTGACCGGGTGGCCCGACCTGGTGCTGGGGGGGCACGACATCCGCCAGGCCCCCGCCGCAGAAACGGCCGAGGCGCTGGCTGCTTCGAACGCGATCGACCGCGACCTGGTAGACGCCACCCTCCCCGACCTCGACCGCTACGACGGCGAGGTCCGCCCCGGGGTGCTGCACCGCAGCGGGTCGACGATCGAGGGCCTGGCGGACGAGGGGTTCTCGATCGCCGCCGACTCGCCCCGCGGGCAGATCGAACAGGTGAAGCGCGACCTCCGCGATTTTCAGGCACGCCACAAGCTAGAGCGCGTGGTCGTGATGCTGGTCGCCTCGACCGAACCCGCGACCCCGACCGAGCTGCTGCCGGAGCGTTGGCGTGAGTTCGACGCCACGCTGGAGAACCACTCCACCTGCCTGGCCCGCGCCAGCACGCTGTACGCGATCGCGGCGCTGGAGCTGGCCCAGCCGTTCATCAACTTCACCCCGTCGCTGGGGTCGGACTGTCCTGCCCTGAGAGAGCTGGCGACCGAACGCGGCGCCGTGCACATGGGCCGCGACGGCAAGACGGGCGAGACGCTGCTCAAGAGCGTGCTGGCGCCGATGTTCGCCCGCCGCAACCTGGAGGTGATGAGCTGGGTGGGGCACAACATCTTCGGCAACATGGACGGCCAGGTGCTGGACGACCCCGTGAACAAGGCCGCCAAGGTCCGCAGCAAGGACCACCTGCTGGGGGAGATCCTTGGGTACGACCCGCAGACGCTGGTCTCCATCGAGTACATCCGCAGCCTGGGGGACTGGAAGACCGCCTGGGACCACGTCCATTTCCGTGGTTTTCTCGGCACCCCGATGACGCTGCAACTCACCTGGCAGGGCTGCGACTCGGCCCTAGCGGCGCCGCTGGTGCTGGACCTGGCGCGGCTGGCGGCGCGTTCGGCGGAGCGTGGCGAATCGGGCGAGCTGACCCACCTGGCGAGCTTCTTCAAGAGCCCCCAAGGGGGCCCGACCGCCGACTTTGTGAAGCAGTATGACCTGCTGGAGTCGTGGGCGGCCGGCGCTTCGCTTTAG
- the bioD gene encoding dethiobiotin synthase: MHRGYFITGTDTDVGKTYVAAQLAAYFLSLGKRVGVYKPVASGCVHDGVGLVSDDAQALWAAAGAPLSLEAVCPQRFEAPLAPYLAAREQGKSVDAALLRSGLDAWRAASDVLIVEGAGGLLSPLSDQDLNADLARDLGLPLIVVAANRLGVINHTLLTLLAARAYGLEVKGVVLCDVNASGDLSAASNPRELENICDAPLLAHVRHGAKVDWRL; encoded by the coding sequence ATGCATCGCGGTTACTTCATCACTGGGACCGACACCGACGTTGGGAAGACCTACGTCGCGGCGCAGCTTGCTGCGTACTTTCTTTCGCTTGGCAAGCGCGTGGGCGTATACAAGCCGGTCGCCAGCGGGTGCGTGCACGATGGTGTGGGGTTGGTCTCCGACGACGCGCAGGCGCTGTGGGCTGCGGCCGGCGCCCCGCTGTCGCTCGAGGCGGTCTGCCCGCAGCGGTTCGAGGCGCCGCTGGCGCCCTACTTGGCGGCGCGCGAGCAGGGCAAGAGCGTCGACGCGGCGCTGCTGCGGAGCGGGCTCGACGCGTGGCGCGCGGCGAGCGACGTGCTAATTGTCGAGGGCGCCGGCGGGCTGCTCTCGCCCCTCTCCGATCAGGACCTGAACGCCGACCTGGCCCGCGACCTGGGCCTGCCGCTGATCGTGGTGGCGGCCAACCGGTTGGGGGTGATCAACCACACGCTGCTGACGCTGCTGGCGGCGCGGGCGTACGGGCTCGAGGTGAAGGGGGTGGTGCTGTGCGACGTGAACGCCAGCGGCGACTTGAGCGCCGCGTCCAATCCGCGCGAGCTGGAAAACATCTGCGACGCGCCGCTGCTGGCGCACGTGCGGCACGGGGCAAAGGTGGATTGGCGCTTGTAG
- a CDS encoding galactose-1-phosphate uridylyltransferase yields MGPQRDDPLTGRRTLLAESRAGRPNDLDPASGAGPTGEGCPFCAGAEHRTPDPFDQLLAGDGAWLARAIPNKYPAVGQPEQGLAPGLHEVLIESPRHIDRVGQMTPRELRAALTLAGRRLQAAADDDRFAYRLVFKNQGRSAGASLGHVHSQLIALEELPGLVVEEVGRAERFFRDHGHCATCDLIERERAAGVRVVAQTERLIALCPAAGRQPCETWVMPRGHAPRFEQWVAEADALLELSDMLGRLVPLIEAAIAPHGLNWLVQTQPGGVSDAAYHWRLEIVPRVGSLAGAELATGLGLNVLAPEIATQRLRAALQEQAQ; encoded by the coding sequence TTGGGCCCGCAGCGCGACGACCCCCTCACCGGCCGGCGGACGCTGCTGGCGGAGAGCCGCGCCGGTAGGCCGAACGACCTCGACCCCGCGTCGGGCGCCGGGCCCACGGGCGAGGGCTGCCCGTTCTGCGCCGGCGCCGAACACCGCACGCCGGACCCGTTCGACCAACTGCTGGCCGGCGACGGCGCCTGGCTGGCCCGGGCGATCCCCAACAAGTACCCCGCCGTCGGCCAGCCCGAGCAAGGATTAGCGCCGGGGCTGCACGAGGTGCTCATCGAGTCCCCCCGCCACATCGACCGTGTCGGTCAGATGACCCCACGGGAGCTGCGCGCCGCGCTGACGCTCGCGGGCCGCCGCCTGCAGGCCGCGGCCGACGACGACCGCTTTGCGTACCGGCTGGTGTTCAAGAACCAGGGCCGGTCGGCGGGCGCCTCGCTGGGGCACGTCCACAGCCAGTTGATCGCGCTGGAAGAACTGCCCGGGCTGGTAGTAGAAGAGGTTGGACGCGCCGAGCGGTTCTTCCGCGACCACGGCCACTGCGCCACGTGCGACCTGATCGAACGCGAACGCGCCGCCGGCGTGCGTGTGGTCGCCCAGACCGAGCGGCTGATCGCCCTGTGCCCCGCCGCGGGCCGACAGCCATGCGAAACGTGGGTCATGCCGCGAGGGCACGCGCCGCGTTTTGAGCAGTGGGTCGCCGAGGCCGATGCGCTGCTGGAGCTGAGCGACATGTTGGGCCGCTTGGTCCCCCTGATCGAGGCCGCGATCGCCCCGCACGGGCTGAACTGGTTGGTCCAGACCCAACCCGGCGGCGTCTCGGACGCCGCCTACCACTGGCGGCTCGAGATCGTCCCCCGGGTGGGATCGCTCGCCGGCGCCGAGCTGGCCACGGGGCTGGGGCTGAATGTGCTGGCCCCCGAAATAGCGACGCAGCGGCTGCGTGCTGCGCTGCAAGAGCAAGCACAGTGA